The proteins below come from a single Streptomyces sp. SCSIO 75703 genomic window:
- the purU gene encoding formyltetrahydrofolate deformylase — MTSPAAARRGVLLLSCPDAPGIVHAVTEPLAREHCTILQSQQFGSSTSDTFHMRVEFAHADGDALDLDALRRGLAPVAERFGMTWRLTDAARRPRTVLMVSRFAHCLNDLLFRNSLGELNLDVVAVVSNHPDLGRIADSYEVPFRHIPVTARNKPRAEEELLALVEEERVDLVVLARYMQILSDDACKRLDGRAINIHHSMLPSFKGARPYHQAHARGVKYIGATAHYVTADLDEGPIIEQELIRVDHSLDPAQLAARGREAETRALARAVRWHCENRVVVNGNRTVVFQ, encoded by the coding sequence ATGACCTCGCCCGCTGCCGCCCGGCGCGGCGTCCTGCTGCTGTCCTGCCCCGACGCGCCCGGCATCGTGCACGCCGTCACCGAACCGCTGGCCAGGGAGCACTGCACCATCCTGCAGAGCCAGCAGTTCGGCAGCTCCACCAGCGACACCTTCCACATGCGGGTCGAGTTCGCGCACGCCGACGGGGACGCCCTCGACCTCGACGCGCTGCGCCGCGGCCTGGCGCCCGTCGCCGAGCGGTTCGGCATGACCTGGCGGCTCACCGACGCCGCCCGGCGGCCCCGTACGGTCCTGATGGTCAGCCGGTTCGCGCACTGCCTGAACGACCTGCTGTTCCGCAACTCCCTCGGCGAACTCAACCTCGACGTGGTCGCCGTGGTCTCCAACCACCCCGACCTCGGCCGGATCGCGGACAGTTACGAGGTGCCCTTCCGCCACATCCCGGTCACCGCGCGGAACAAGCCGCGCGCCGAGGAGGAACTGCTCGCCCTGGTCGAGGAGGAGAGGGTCGACCTCGTCGTCCTCGCCCGGTACATGCAGATCCTCTCCGACGACGCCTGCAAGCGCCTCGACGGCCGGGCGATCAACATCCACCACTCGATGCTGCCCAGCTTCAAGGGCGCCCGGCCCTACCACCAGGCGCACGCCCGCGGCGTCAAGTACATCGGCGCGACCGCCCACTACGTCACCGCCGACCTGGACGAGGGCCCCATCATCGAGCAGGAGCTGATCCGCGTCGACCACTCCCTCGACCCGGCCCAGCTCGCGGCCCGTGGCCGGGAGGCGGAGACCCGCGCGCTCGCCCGCGCGGTGCGCTGGCACTGCGAGAACCGGGTCGTCGTCAACGGCAACCGGACCGTCGTCTTCCAGTGA
- a CDS encoding tetrahydrofolate dehydrogenase/cyclohydrolase catalytic domain-containing protein, producing the protein MSAQVIDGRACARALTEGLADEVSRLAGEGIRTGLATVVVGDEYASAAYERRLRRLADRLGVAYHPRSLPPGTTRSELTGTIAELNADPAVSGVLVLRPLPPHIDESAVFGTLDPRKDVEAVHPENAGLLALGVPRYVPSTAASVFHLLDTWLDAVGEDRADFYHRSRIVVVGRSNTVGKPAVALGYQREATVESVDEWADRTHGLGRHTRRADVLIVAAGKAGLIRAEHVREGAVVIDVGINPRRDADGTVRMVGDVDHDAVAPRARALTPVPGGVGPVTDVWLFRNTVQAARLLAGRPPLPGPLSRPSPTDPLLEAS; encoded by the coding sequence ATGAGTGCCCAGGTCATCGACGGCCGGGCGTGCGCCCGCGCCCTCACGGAGGGCCTGGCCGACGAGGTGTCGCGCCTGGCCGGCGAGGGGATCCGGACCGGCCTGGCCACGGTCGTCGTCGGCGACGAGTACGCCTCGGCCGCCTACGAACGGCGCCTGCGGCGCCTCGCGGACCGGCTCGGCGTCGCCTACCACCCCCGCTCCCTGCCCCCGGGCACCACCCGGTCCGAGCTGACCGGCACGATCGCGGAACTGAACGCCGACCCGGCCGTCTCCGGCGTCCTCGTGCTGCGCCCGCTGCCCCCGCACATCGACGAGTCGGCCGTCTTCGGCACCCTCGACCCGCGCAAGGACGTCGAGGCGGTCCACCCCGAGAACGCCGGCCTCCTCGCCCTCGGCGTCCCCCGCTACGTCCCCTCCACCGCCGCCTCCGTCTTCCACCTGCTGGACACCTGGCTGGACGCGGTGGGCGAGGACCGCGCCGACTTCTACCACCGGTCCCGCATCGTCGTCGTGGGCCGTTCCAACACCGTCGGCAAGCCCGCCGTCGCGCTCGGCTACCAGCGCGAGGCCACCGTGGAATCGGTCGACGAGTGGGCCGACCGCACCCACGGGCTCGGCCGCCACACCCGGCGCGCGGACGTCCTCATCGTCGCCGCCGGCAAGGCCGGGCTGATCCGGGCCGAACACGTCCGCGAGGGCGCCGTCGTCATCGACGTCGGCATCAACCCCCGCCGGGACGCGGACGGCACCGTCCGCATGGTCGGGGACGTCGACCACGACGCCGTCGCCCCCCGGGCACGCGCCCTCACCCCGGTCCCGGGCGGCGTCGGCCCGGTGACCGACGTGTGGCTCTTCCGCAACACCGTGCAGGCCGCCCGGCTCCTCGCCGGCCGGCCGCCGCTGCCCGGCCCGCTCTCCCGCCCCAGCCCGACCGACCCCCTCCTGGAGGCGTCATGA
- a CDS encoding methylenetetrahydrofolate reductase, whose amino-acid sequence MTSVRNAEDSTPRTAGRRPARPAAAAVADALRDATYEILPFKSAEEKVLAHVPRDVALTVTTTEAKGLDPTLGLAARLTEQGYRAAPHIAARLVRDRVHLGDLVDRLADAGVDRLFVIGGDAAEPAGEFPDALSLLEALRERDHHFASVGIGGYPEGHGSIGDELIDKALADKAPHADHVITQLCFDAATTVRWARAVQERGVGLPIRVGIPGAISRQKLVRVSAGLGLGQSARFLKKQQNLLWRFFLPGGYSPDKLIERLTPAFGAADNRLHGFHVFTFNDLDSTESWRQEWLARLS is encoded by the coding sequence ATGACGTCGGTGAGAAACGCCGAGGACTCCACCCCCCGCACCGCGGGCCGCAGACCCGCCCGCCCGGCCGCGGCGGCGGTGGCCGACGCGCTGCGTGACGCCACCTACGAGATCCTGCCGTTCAAGAGCGCCGAGGAGAAGGTGCTCGCCCACGTCCCGCGCGACGTGGCGCTCACGGTGACCACGACCGAGGCCAAGGGCCTCGACCCCACCCTCGGCCTCGCGGCCCGCCTCACCGAGCAGGGCTACCGGGCCGCCCCGCACATCGCCGCCCGGCTGGTCCGCGACCGGGTCCACCTCGGCGACCTCGTCGACCGGCTCGCCGACGCCGGTGTCGACCGGCTCTTCGTCATCGGCGGGGACGCCGCCGAACCCGCCGGGGAGTTCCCCGACGCGCTGAGCCTGCTCGAAGCCCTGCGCGAGCGGGACCACCACTTCGCCTCCGTCGGCATCGGCGGCTACCCCGAGGGCCACGGCAGCATCGGCGACGAGCTGATCGACAAGGCCCTCGCGGACAAGGCCCCGCACGCGGACCACGTCATCACCCAGCTCTGCTTCGACGCGGCCACCACCGTCCGCTGGGCCCGCGCCGTCCAGGAGCGCGGCGTCGGCCTGCCGATACGCGTCGGCATCCCCGGCGCGATCAGCCGGCAGAAGCTGGTCCGCGTCTCGGCGGGCCTCGGCCTCGGCCAGTCGGCCCGTTTCCTGAAGAAGCAGCAGAACCTCCTGTGGCGCTTCTTCCTGCCCGGCGGCTACAGCCCCGACAAGCTGATCGAACGCCTCACCCCCGCCTTCGGCGCCGCCGACAACCGCCTGCACGGCTTCCACGTGTTCACCTTCAACGACCTGGACAGCACCGAGTCCTGGCGGCAGGAATGGCTCGCCCGCCTCTCCTGA
- a CDS encoding helical backbone metal receptor → MPPLADDMGTVLDLDRPPRRVVSLVPSLTETVAADRPGVLVGATDWCTHPAGLDVTRVRGTKNPDRTAIERLRPDLVIANKEENRELDVTRLRAAGVPVWVTVIETVPQALESIARLFTEALGAPVPPWVERARSLWSGTVPEPVATVAVPIWRDPWMVVGRSTFTGDLLRRAGLVNAFGAHEGRYPHVPLERIDRPEVDAVLLPDEPYAFGPDDGPESFRRTPVRLVDGRLLTWYGPSLPEAHAMLRRLTATL, encoded by the coding sequence ATGCCGCCGCTCGCTGACGACATGGGCACCGTCCTCGACCTGGACCGGCCGCCGCGCCGGGTGGTGTCCCTCGTGCCGTCGCTGACCGAGACGGTCGCGGCGGACCGCCCCGGGGTCCTGGTGGGCGCGACGGACTGGTGCACGCACCCGGCGGGGCTGGACGTGACCCGGGTACGGGGCACCAAGAACCCGGACCGGACGGCGATCGAGCGGCTGCGGCCGGATCTGGTGATCGCCAACAAGGAGGAGAACCGGGAACTGGACGTGACCCGGCTGCGCGCGGCGGGCGTGCCGGTGTGGGTGACGGTGATCGAGACCGTGCCGCAGGCGCTGGAGTCGATCGCCCGCCTGTTCACCGAGGCGCTCGGCGCCCCGGTGCCGCCGTGGGTGGAGCGGGCCCGGTCGCTGTGGTCGGGGACGGTGCCCGAACCGGTGGCGACGGTGGCGGTGCCCATCTGGCGCGATCCGTGGATGGTGGTCGGGCGGTCCACGTTCACCGGCGACCTGCTGCGCCGGGCCGGCCTCGTCAACGCCTTCGGCGCGCACGAGGGCCGCTATCCGCACGTCCCGCTGGAGCGGATCGACCGGCCGGAGGTGGACGCGGTACTGCTGCCGGACGAGCCGTACGCCTTCGGGCCGGACGACGGACCGGAGTCCTTCCGGCGGACGCCGGTCCGGCTGGTGGACGGGCGGCTGCTCACCTGGTACGGGCCCTCGCTGCCCGAGGCGCACGCGATGCTGCGGCGGCTGACCGCGACGCTGTGA
- the icmF gene encoding fused isobutyryl-CoA mutase/GTPase IcmF translates to MSDLHRPAHPVRLVTASALFDGHDASINIMRRIFQSQGAEVIHLGHNRSVREVVDAAIEEDVHGVAVSSYQGGHVEYFEYLVESLRERGAGHVRVVGGGGGVIVPAEITRLRESGVTIFSPEDGQRMGLAGMVNSVVRDCDFDLWAAGPADAAGVLSGDRFALARTLTGAELGTLPAELLEELRTAAAARVVPVLGITGTGGSGKSSLTDELVRRFRVDQRDKLRIAVIAVDPTRRRGGGALLGDRIRMNSLDGDRVFFRSLATRGSRELPEHLSDVIAVVKAAGFDLVVVETPGIGQGDAAIVPFVDTSMYVMTPEFGAASQLEKIDMLDFADLVAINKFERRGAKDALRDVGRQMVRNREAFGKKPEDMPVFGTSAATFNDDGVTALYQHLSAALAEHGLPLAEGALPTVDVRHSSGIRQVVPAERVRYLAEITETVRAYHGETDRLVAAARRVQRLDAVRGDLAEAGADAGGVEALLDEARARLPYEVAEQIDGWPAVVAAYSGDEQVVTVRDREIRTALTRESLSGSKVPRVALPHFADHGELVRFWRRENLPGRFPFTAGVFPFKRDGEDPARMFAGEGDPFRTNRRFKLLSEGQPATRLSTAFDSVTLYGRDPDRRPDIYGKVGTSGVSVATLDDMKALYDGFDLTAPTTSVSMTINGPAPTVLAFFLNTVIDQQTEKFRAAEGRDPSAEEAAELRARALAGVRGTVQADILKEDQGQNTCLFSTEFSLRMMADIQEWFIAHRVRNFYSVSISGYHIAEAGANPISQLAFTLANGFTYVEAYLARGMHIDDFAPNLSFFFSNGMDPEYSVLGRVARRIWAVAMREKYGANERSQKLKYHVQTSGRSLHAQEMDFNDIRTTLQALIAIYDNANSLHTNAYDEAVTTPSEESVRRALAIQLIINREWGLAMNENPLQGSFVIDQLTDLVEEAVLAEFDRINERGGVLGAMETGYQRGRIQDESMLYEQRKHDGSLPIIGVNTFQRPGDSGEAPELELARATETEKESQLERVTTYRSTHGEEAAEAVARLKDAAIGGENVFAVLMDAARVCTLQQVTEAFFEVGGQYRRNV, encoded by the coding sequence ATGAGCGATCTCCACCGCCCCGCGCACCCCGTCCGCCTGGTCACCGCGTCGGCCCTGTTCGACGGGCACGACGCCTCGATCAACATCATGCGCCGGATCTTCCAGTCCCAGGGCGCCGAGGTGATCCACCTCGGACACAACCGGTCGGTGCGCGAGGTCGTCGACGCGGCGATCGAGGAGGACGTGCACGGCGTCGCCGTCTCCTCCTACCAGGGCGGCCACGTCGAGTACTTCGAGTACCTGGTCGAGTCGCTGCGCGAGCGGGGCGCCGGGCACGTACGGGTGGTCGGCGGGGGCGGCGGGGTGATCGTGCCCGCCGAGATCACCCGGCTCCGGGAGAGCGGCGTGACCATCTTCTCCCCCGAGGACGGCCAGCGGATGGGCCTGGCCGGGATGGTCAACTCGGTCGTCCGGGACTGCGACTTCGACCTGTGGGCCGCCGGTCCGGCCGACGCCGCGGGCGTGCTGTCCGGCGACCGCTTCGCCCTCGCCCGCACCCTCACGGGCGCCGAACTCGGCACCCTCCCGGCCGAGTTGCTGGAGGAGCTGCGCACCGCCGCCGCGGCCCGGGTGGTGCCGGTGCTCGGCATCACCGGCACCGGCGGCTCCGGCAAGTCCTCGCTCACCGACGAACTGGTCCGCCGCTTCCGCGTCGACCAGCGGGACAAGCTGCGCATCGCCGTCATCGCCGTCGACCCGACCCGGCGGCGCGGCGGCGGCGCCCTGCTCGGCGACCGCATCCGCATGAACTCCCTCGACGGGGACCGCGTCTTCTTCCGCAGCCTGGCCACCCGCGGCAGCCGTGAGCTGCCCGAGCACCTCAGCGACGTCATCGCCGTGGTCAAGGCCGCCGGGTTCGACCTGGTCGTCGTGGAGACCCCGGGCATCGGCCAGGGCGACGCCGCGATCGTGCCGTTCGTCGACACGTCGATGTACGTGATGACGCCCGAGTTCGGCGCGGCCTCCCAACTGGAGAAGATCGACATGCTCGACTTCGCCGATCTGGTCGCCATCAACAAGTTCGAGCGGCGCGGCGCCAAGGACGCGCTGCGCGACGTGGGCCGCCAGATGGTGCGCAACCGCGAGGCGTTCGGCAAGAAGCCCGAGGACATGCCGGTCTTCGGCACCTCGGCGGCCACCTTCAACGACGACGGCGTCACCGCCCTCTACCAGCACCTGTCGGCCGCCCTCGCCGAGCACGGGCTGCCGCTCGCCGAGGGCGCCCTGCCCACGGTCGACGTACGCCACTCCTCCGGCATCCGGCAGGTCGTCCCGGCCGAGCGGGTCCGCTACCTCGCGGAGATCACCGAGACGGTCCGCGCCTACCACGGCGAGACCGACCGGCTCGTGGCGGCGGCGCGGCGCGTGCAGCGCCTGGACGCGGTCCGCGGCGACCTCGCCGAGGCCGGTGCGGACGCCGGCGGGGTGGAGGCGCTGCTCGACGAGGCGCGCGCCCGGCTCCCGTACGAGGTCGCCGAGCAGATCGACGGCTGGCCCGCCGTGGTGGCCGCGTACTCCGGCGACGAGCAGGTCGTCACCGTCCGCGACCGGGAGATCCGCACCGCGCTGACCCGCGAGTCCCTCTCCGGCAGCAAGGTGCCCCGGGTCGCGCTCCCCCACTTCGCCGACCACGGCGAACTGGTCCGGTTCTGGCGCCGGGAGAACCTGCCCGGCCGCTTCCCGTTCACCGCCGGTGTCTTCCCGTTCAAGCGGGACGGCGAGGACCCGGCCCGGATGTTCGCGGGCGAGGGCGACCCGTTCCGCACCAACCGGCGCTTCAAGCTGCTCTCCGAGGGCCAGCCCGCCACCCGCCTGTCCACCGCGTTCGACTCGGTGACGCTCTACGGCCGCGACCCCGACCGGCGCCCCGACATCTACGGCAAGGTCGGCACCTCCGGCGTCTCGGTGGCCACTCTGGACGACATGAAGGCGCTCTACGACGGTTTCGACCTGACCGCGCCGACCACCTCCGTCTCGATGACGATCAACGGCCCGGCCCCGACCGTGCTGGCCTTCTTCCTCAACACCGTCATCGACCAGCAGACCGAGAAGTTCCGCGCCGCCGAGGGCCGCGACCCCTCGGCCGAGGAGGCCGCCGAACTGCGGGCCCGCGCGCTCGCCGGCGTGCGCGGCACGGTGCAGGCCGACATCCTCAAGGAGGACCAGGGCCAGAACACCTGCCTGTTCTCCACCGAGTTCTCGCTGCGGATGATGGCGGACATCCAGGAGTGGTTCATCGCCCACCGGGTCCGCAACTTCTACTCGGTCTCCATCTCGGGCTACCACATCGCCGAGGCCGGCGCGAACCCGATCAGCCAGCTCGCCTTCACCCTCGCCAACGGCTTCACCTACGTCGAGGCGTACCTCGCGCGCGGCATGCACATCGACGACTTCGCGCCGAACCTGTCCTTCTTCTTCTCCAACGGCATGGACCCCGAGTACTCGGTCCTCGGCCGCGTCGCCCGCCGCATCTGGGCGGTGGCCATGCGCGAGAAGTACGGCGCGAACGAGCGCTCGCAGAAGCTCAAGTACCACGTCCAGACCTCCGGGCGCTCCCTGCACGCGCAGGAGATGGACTTCAACGACATCCGCACCACCCTCCAGGCCCTCATCGCCATCTACGACAACGCCAACTCGCTGCACACCAACGCCTACGACGAGGCGGTCACCACCCCGTCCGAGGAGTCGGTGCGCCGGGCCCTGGCCATCCAGTTGATCATCAACCGGGAGTGGGGCCTCGCCATGAACGAGAACCCGCTCCAGGGCTCGTTCGTCATCGACCAGCTCACCGACCTGGTGGAGGAGGCGGTACTCGCCGAGTTCGACCGGATCAACGAGCGCGGCGGGGTGCTCGGCGCCATGGAGACCGGCTACCAGCGCGGGCGCATCCAGGACGAGTCGATGCTGTACGAGCAGCGCAAACACGACGGGTCGCTGCCGATCATCGGCGTGAACACCTTCCAGCGGCCCGGTGACTCCGGCGAGGCCCCGGAGCTGGAGCTGGCCCGCGCCACGGAGACGGAGAAGGAGTCCCAGCTCGAACGGGTCACCACCTACCGCTCCACCCACGGCGAGGAGGCCGCCGAGGCGGTCGCCCGGCTCAAGGACGCGGCGATCGGCGGGGAGAACGTGTTCGCGGTGCTCATGGACGCCGCCCGGGTCTGCACCCTCCAGCAGGTCACCGAGGCGTTCTTCGAGGTGGGCGGCCAGTACCGGCGCAACGTGTGA
- the ppdK gene encoding pyruvate, phosphate dikinase, whose product MVRYVYDFSEGSRDQAGLLGGKGANLAEMTRLGLPVPPGFTLSTEACRAYLATGTEPEGLAAEVSAHLSRVEEETGRRLGQPDDPLLVSVRSGARFSMPGMMETILDIGLHDDSVTGLAEASGSERFAWDSYRRLVQMFGSTVMGVDADLFETELTRLKDERGVPDDVRLDAADLARLVRTYQELIRRETGEEFPQEPAEQLRRAVRAVFDSWNGERARLYRRREHIPDDLGTAVTVQRMVFGNLGADSGSGVAFTRDPATGRPGLYGDYLPNAQGEDVVAGIRNTVSLAELADLDPDSHDRLREYMGTLERHYRDLCDIEFTIERGRLWMLQTRVGKRTAEAAFAIADALAEEGLITPDEGLARVGGEGLSRLMFPRFDASAAGDPLARGLPASPGAAVGAAVFDSAEAVRRAADGERVVLVRRETTPDDLPGMVAAQAVLTSRGGKTSHAAVVARGMGKVCVCGAEDLLVDTGARRLTTRDGTVLEEGAVLSVDGSAGAVYAGPVPLVDSAVMRYLETGHRDGAASELVGAVARALDRADRVRRLEVRANADTPEDAARARGFGAQGIGLCRTEHMFLGERRKLVEDMILARDDAGRGRALDALLPLQRRDFAGILAAMDGLPVTIRLLDPPLHEFLPDRTSLIARRAAAEARGERPDPHDAALLDAVNRMHEENPMLGLRGVRLGLVVPGLVAMQVRAVAQAVVDRVRAGGSPQAEIMVPLVGDVGELRLVREVVDRVLAEVSEESGVPVECPVGTMIELPRAALTAGRIAEEAAFFSFGTNDLTQTAWGFSRDDVEAAFFSVYLDRQVFPASPFETLDREGVGRLVRIAVEEGRAARPDLKIGVCGEHGGDPDSVHFFHRAGLDYVSCSPFRVPVARLEAGRAAVTDGDG is encoded by the coding sequence ATGGTCCGTTACGTGTACGACTTCAGCGAGGGCAGCCGTGACCAGGCCGGACTGCTCGGCGGCAAGGGCGCGAACCTGGCCGAGATGACCCGTCTCGGTCTGCCCGTACCGCCCGGCTTCACCCTCAGCACCGAGGCGTGCCGGGCCTACCTCGCCACCGGCACCGAACCCGAGGGGCTGGCCGCGGAGGTCTCGGCGCACCTGTCCCGGGTGGAGGAGGAGACCGGACGGCGGCTGGGGCAGCCGGACGACCCGCTGCTGGTCTCCGTCCGGTCCGGCGCGCGGTTCTCGATGCCCGGGATGATGGAGACGATCCTCGACATCGGCCTGCACGACGACTCCGTGACGGGCCTCGCCGAGGCGTCCGGCAGCGAGCGCTTCGCCTGGGACTCCTACCGCCGTCTGGTCCAGATGTTCGGCAGCACCGTCATGGGCGTCGACGCGGACCTGTTCGAGACGGAGCTGACCCGGCTCAAGGACGAGCGGGGGGTCCCCGACGACGTCCGGCTCGACGCCGCCGACCTGGCCCGGCTGGTGCGCACGTACCAGGAACTGATCCGGCGGGAGACGGGCGAGGAGTTCCCGCAGGAGCCGGCCGAGCAGCTGCGCCGGGCCGTCCGGGCCGTCTTCGACTCCTGGAACGGGGAGCGGGCCCGCCTCTACCGGCGGCGCGAGCACATCCCCGACGACCTCGGCACCGCCGTCACCGTGCAGCGCATGGTCTTCGGCAACCTCGGCGCGGACTCCGGCAGCGGGGTCGCCTTCACCCGCGACCCGGCCACCGGCCGGCCGGGCCTGTACGGCGACTACCTGCCGAACGCCCAGGGTGAGGACGTCGTCGCCGGGATCCGCAATACCGTCTCCCTGGCCGAGCTGGCCGATCTGGACCCGGACTCCCACGACCGGCTGCGGGAGTACATGGGGACGCTGGAACGCCACTACCGGGACCTGTGCGACATCGAGTTCACCATCGAGCGCGGCCGGCTGTGGATGCTGCAGACCCGGGTGGGCAAGCGCACCGCCGAGGCCGCGTTCGCCATCGCCGACGCGCTGGCCGAGGAGGGCCTGATCACGCCGGACGAGGGGCTTGCCCGGGTCGGCGGGGAGGGCCTGTCCCGGCTGATGTTCCCCCGTTTCGACGCCTCGGCGGCCGGCGACCCCCTCGCCCGGGGGCTGCCCGCCTCGCCGGGGGCCGCGGTGGGCGCGGCGGTCTTCGACTCGGCCGAGGCGGTCCGGCGGGCCGCGGACGGCGAACGGGTGGTGCTGGTGCGCCGGGAGACCACCCCCGACGACCTGCCGGGCATGGTGGCCGCGCAGGCCGTGCTGACCAGCCGCGGCGGCAAGACCTCGCACGCGGCGGTCGTCGCCCGCGGCATGGGCAAGGTCTGCGTGTGCGGCGCCGAGGACCTCCTCGTCGACACCGGGGCGCGCCGGCTGACCACCCGGGACGGCACCGTGCTGGAGGAGGGCGCCGTGCTCTCCGTGGACGGCTCCGCCGGGGCGGTGTACGCGGGCCCGGTGCCGTTGGTCGACTCCGCCGTGATGCGTTACCTGGAGACCGGGCACCGCGACGGCGCCGCCTCCGAGCTGGTCGGGGCGGTGGCCCGCGCGCTGGACCGCGCCGACCGGGTGCGCCGGCTGGAGGTGCGGGCCAACGCGGACACGCCGGAGGACGCGGCGCGGGCGCGCGGCTTCGGCGCCCAGGGCATCGGCCTGTGCCGGACGGAGCACATGTTCCTCGGGGAGCGGCGCAAGCTGGTCGAGGACATGATCCTGGCCCGGGACGACGCCGGGCGCGGACGGGCGCTCGACGCGCTGCTGCCGCTGCAACGGCGGGACTTCGCCGGGATCCTGGCGGCGATGGACGGGCTGCCGGTCACCATCCGGCTGCTCGATCCGCCGCTGCACGAGTTCCTGCCCGACCGGACCTCCCTCATCGCCCGCCGGGCCGCCGCGGAGGCCCGGGGCGAACGGCCCGATCCGCACGACGCCGCGCTGCTGGACGCCGTGAACCGGATGCACGAGGAGAACCCGATGCTGGGCCTGCGCGGGGTCCGCCTCGGTCTGGTCGTGCCGGGACTCGTGGCGATGCAGGTGCGCGCGGTGGCCCAGGCCGTGGTGGACCGGGTCCGCGCGGGCGGCTCCCCGCAGGCGGAGATCATGGTGCCACTGGTCGGGGACGTCGGCGAACTGCGACTGGTGCGGGAGGTCGTGGACCGGGTGCTCGCCGAGGTGTCCGAGGAGTCCGGCGTCCCGGTGGAGTGCCCGGTCGGCACGATGATCGAGCTGCCCCGGGCGGCGCTGACGGCGGGCCGGATCGCCGAGGAGGCCGCGTTCTTCTCCTTCGGCACCAACGATCTGACGCAGACCGCCTGGGGGTTCTCCCGCGACGACGTGGAGGCCGCGTTCTTCTCCGTCTACCTCGACAGGCAAGTCTTCCCCGCCTCGCCCTTCGAGACCCTGGACCGCGAGGGCGTGGGCCGGCTGGTGCGGATCGCGGTCGAGGAGGGGCGGGCGGCGCGGCCGGACCTGAAGATCGGCGTCTGCGGCGAGCACGGCGGCGACCCCGACTCGGTGCACTTCTTCCACCGGGCGGGCCTGGACTACGTCTCCTGCTCGCCCTTCCGGGTCCCGGTGGCCCGGCTGGAGGCCGGGCGGGCGGCGGTGACGGACGGGGACGGCTGA
- a CDS encoding cyclic nucleotide-binding domain-containing protein — MTSTTLGTALSSEHRERLMRLAREVSVDAGTRLFEEGRRADRFWIIRTGTVTLDLRVPGRRPAVIESLGHNELVGWSWHFPPYVWHLGAEAMSPVRAWEFDADEVKRLCDEDPEFGRAVAVWVGKVTAQRLHAARVRLLDLYAPYGSGSAI, encoded by the coding sequence ATGACCTCCACCACCCTGGGCACGGCCCTCAGCTCCGAGCACCGCGAGCGGCTGATGCGGCTCGCCCGCGAGGTATCCGTCGACGCGGGCACCCGCCTGTTCGAGGAGGGCCGCCGCGCGGACCGGTTCTGGATCATCCGTACCGGCACCGTCACCCTGGACCTGCGGGTGCCGGGCCGCCGCCCGGCCGTCATCGAGTCGCTGGGCCACAACGAACTCGTCGGCTGGTCGTGGCACTTCCCGCCCTACGTGTGGCACCTGGGCGCCGAGGCGATGAGCCCGGTGCGCGCCTGGGAGTTCGACGCCGACGAGGTGAAGCGCCTGTGCGACGAGGACCCCGAGTTCGGCCGCGCCGTCGCCGTGTGGGTGGGCAAGGTGACCGCCCAGCGGCTGCACGCGGCCCGGGTGCGGCTGCTCGACCTGTACGCCCCCTACGGCAGCGGAAGTGCGATCTGA
- a CDS encoding CBS domain-containing protein has protein sequence MLNPGPRVVSDVMTHTVVAVGRDASFKDIVRLMGQWRISALPVLEGEGRVVGVVSEADLLPKEEFRDSDPDRFTQRRRLADLAKAGGLVAGDVMTAPAVTVHPDATLAEAARIMARHKVKRLPVVSAGGLLEGVVSRGDLLRVFLRSDEEIADEVRREVVTSLFPATSSPVRVDVRDGRVTLTGRVPDTSLVPVAARLVRAVEGVVDVEFRLTDAAEPSGAPGGPR, from the coding sequence ATGCTGAACCCGGGACCGCGCGTGGTGAGCGACGTGATGACCCACACCGTGGTGGCCGTGGGCCGGGACGCCTCGTTCAAGGACATCGTCCGCCTCATGGGCCAGTGGCGGATCAGCGCCCTGCCGGTGCTGGAGGGCGAGGGCCGGGTCGTCGGCGTGGTCTCCGAGGCCGACCTGCTGCCGAAGGAGGAGTTCCGCGACAGCGACCCGGACCGTTTCACCCAGCGGCGGCGGCTGGCCGACCTCGCCAAGGCGGGCGGTCTCGTGGCCGGGGACGTGATGACCGCGCCGGCCGTCACCGTCCACCCGGACGCGACCCTCGCCGAGGCCGCCCGGATCATGGCCCGGCACAAGGTGAAGCGGCTGCCCGTGGTCAGCGCCGGCGGGCTGCTGGAGGGCGTGGTCAGCCGCGGCGACCTGCTGCGGGTCTTCCTGCGCTCCGACGAGGAGATCGCCGACGAGGTGCGCCGCGAGGTGGTCACCTCACTCTTCCCCGCGACGTCCTCCCCCGTGCGGGTCGACGTCCGCGACGGCCGGGTCACGCTGACCGGGCGGGTCCCCGACACCTCGCTGGTGCCGGTCGCCGCACGGCTGGTGCGCGCCGTGGAAGGGGTCGTGGACGTCGAGTTCCGTCTGACGGACGCCGCCGAGCCCAGCGGAGCCCCGGGCGGGCCCCGGTAG